A part of Synchiropus splendidus isolate RoL2022-P1 chromosome 19, RoL_Sspl_1.0, whole genome shotgun sequence genomic DNA contains:
- the LOC128751306 gene encoding rho GTPase-activating protein 17-like isoform X1, whose amino-acid sequence MKKQFNRMRQLANQTVGRAEKTEVLSDDLLQIERRMELVRLVSHNTHKRLGSCLQGQLGTDSEKRHKKIPLTALSQTMQEAGAQLGDESLIGKMMEACGEAEMKLATELLQHEVQIERDILDPLHQLAEVDIPNIFKQRKQLAKLVLDYDSAKTRWFQASKSSNQTVAAKVDSLKDEMDEALNKVEICKDQLSADLYNFASKEGEYARYYVMLLEAQADYHRRSLAALEEAIPTIQLQQDSWTEKPAFGTSLEEHLQRSKREIALPIEACVMMLLETGMKEEGLFRIAAGASKLKKLKAALDCSTSQLEDFYSDPHAVAGALKSYLRELPEPLMTFGLYEEWNKASSISDSDKRLQALWVTCDSLPKAHKANLRYLVKFLAKLAQDSEVNKMTPSNIAIVLGPNLLWAKTEGTLAEMAAATSVHVVAIVEPIIQHADWFFPEDIDFDVSGLFAMPTHPPTPDPELGLEKKRPGSLVGQDGESPRKDSYFIKKPEPAPRRSSVINRKPQLTSPTFQPSLPPLELASAAVSESQLLSPSEAEPSVPGAGGVGGQGAVSWEAPQFVTQLSADESSPGRELTSTPPPAQRNGSAFLNVATPSQGGSRGASPHMVRRGTKKPAPAPPKQASPFASQTPGSPHHPPIAPRRTSGKDSPIHAPSHPPPQPPQHSHAQGESDPSPPSTPTPPGTPPHDGTPSGQLQGGVFGSLPRPSRPSLKPRPRPSMPPPPQPGGHDNGVFNSSSKIITDGASFFTKGIGRAFIPGLVVDQSGESSAGHEPTPTLSEEPDMDIESTCL is encoded by the exons ATGAAGAAACAGTTTAATCGCATGAGGCAACTTGCCAACCAAACTGTTGGAAG GGCTGAGAAAACTGAGGTGCTGAGTGATGACCTCCTGCAG ATCGAACGGAGGATGGAGTTGGTGCGACTGGTGTCGCACAACACGCACAAGAGGCTGGGCTCCTGCCTGCAGGGCCAGCTGGGAACTGACTCGGAGAAGAGACAC AAGAAGATTCCTCTGACAGCGTTGTCCCAGACGATGCAGGAGGCCGGAGCTCAGCTGGGAGATGAGAGTCTGATCGG CAAGATGATGGAGGCATGCGGTGAGGCGGAGATGAAGCTGGCCACAGAGCTCCTGCAGCACGAGGTCCAGATCGAGAGAGACATCCTGGATCCCTTACACCAGCTGGCAGAG GTCGACATTCCCAATATATTTAAGCAGAGGAAACAGCTGGCTAAGCTGGTTCTGGATTATGACTCGGCCAAAACCAG GTGGTTCCAAGCCTCCAAGTCCAGCAACCAAACGGTGGCAGCCAAGGTGGACTCCCTCAAAGATGAGATGGACGAAGCCCTGAACAAAGTAGAAATCTGCAAA GACCAACTGTCTGCTGATCTGTACAACTTTGCCTCCAAAGAAGGAGAGTACGCTCGCTACTACGTCATG CTGTTGGAGGCTCAGGCCGACTATCACAGGAGGTCTCTGGCAGCTCTGGAGGAAGCGATCCCCACCATCCAACTCCAACAAG ACTCCTGGACAGAGAAACCGGCGTTCGGAACGTCCCTGGAGGAGCATCTGCAGAGGAGCAAACGTGAAATAGCCTTGCCCATCGAGGCCTGTGTCATGATGCTGCTGGAGACGGGGATGAAGGAGGAG GGATTGTTCAGAATTGCAGCCGGAGCTTCTAAGCTAAAGAAGCTGAAGGCCGCGCTGGACTGCTCCACCTCGCAGCTGGAGGATTTCTACTCAGATCCACACGCCGTCGCTG GAGCTCTCAAGTCGTACCTGAGGGAGCTTCCTGAGCCTCTGATGACCTTTGGTCTGTACGAGGAGTGGAACAAGGCCTCCAG TATCTCCGACTCGGACAAAAGGCTGCAGGCACTATGGGTGACGTGTGACAGTTTACCTAAAGCTCACAAAGCAAATCTCAG GTACCTGGTGAAGTTCCTCGCCAAACTGGCGCAGGACAGCGAGGTGAACAAAATGACGCCCAGCAACATCGCCATCGTTCTGGGACCCAATCTTCTGTGGGCCAAGACCGAAGG GACGCTGGCGGAGATGGCTGCTGCTACTTCAGTCCACGTGGTCGCCATCGTGGAGCCCATCATCCAGCATGCTGACTGGTTCTTTCCTGAAG ATATCGACTTCGATGTGTCGGGGTTATTCGCCATGCCCACGCACCCACCGACCCCGGACCCTGAACTGGGTTTGGAGAAGAAACGCCCTGGGAGCCTGGTGGGGCAGGACGGGGAGTCGCCCCGTAAGGACAG CTACTTTATCAAAAAGCCGGAGCCGGCGCCGCGTAGGTCCAGCGTGATAAATAGAAAGCCGCAGCTTACCTCACCCACCTTCcagccctccctcccccctctggAACTGGCCTCCGCCGCGGTGTCCGAGTCGCAGCTGCTGTCTCCGTCGGaggcggagccttctgtcccGGGAGCTGGGGGTGTTGGCGGTCAGGGTGCTGTTAGCTGGGAGGCGCCTCAGTTTGTAACCCAACTCAGCGCAGATGAGAGCAG tcCAGGCAGGGAGCTCACTTCCACGCCGCCGCCGGCGCAGCGGAACGGTTCTGCTTTTCTGAATGTAGCCACCCCCTCCCAGGGCGGGTCCAGAGGGGCCAGTCCACACATGGTCCGGAGAG GAACCAAGAAGCCGGCGCCAGCTCCCCCCAAACAGGCCAGTCCCTTCGCCTCCCAGACGCCCGGCTCGCCTCACCACCCGCCCATCGCTCCTCGTCGAACCTCGGGCAAAGACAGCCCCATCCATGCCCCAAGccaccctcctcctcagccCCCACAGCACTCCCACGCCCAGGGAGAGTCGGACCCCTCACCGCCCAGCACTCCCACTCCACCGGGCACTCCACCTCACGACGGGACTCCGTCGGGCCAGCTTCAGGGAGGCGTGTTCGGGTCGCTCCCTCGGCCCTCCAGGCCCAGCCTAAAGCCGCGGCCTCGGCCTAGCATGCCGCCGCCCCCGCAGCCGGGAGGCCACGACAACGGGGTCTTCAACTCCTCCTCCAAAATCATCACAG ATGGAGCTTCCTTCTTCACTAAGGGGATCGGACGGGCCTTCATTCCCGGGCTGGTAGTGGACCAATCTGGAGAGAGCTCTGCTGGCCATGAGCCCACTCCCACTCTGTCAGAGGAACCGGACATGGACATCGAGAGCACTTGTCTGTGA
- the LOC128751306 gene encoding rho GTPase-activating protein 17-like isoform X3 — protein sequence MKKQFNRMRQLANQTVGRAEKTEVLSDDLLQIERRMELVRLVSHNTHKRLGSCLQGQLGTDSEKRHKKIPLTALSQTMQEAGAQLGDESLIGKMMEACGEAEMKLATELLQHEVQIERDILDPLHQLAEVDIPNIFKQRKQLAKLVLDYDSAKTRWFQASKSSNQTVAAKVDSLKDEMDEALNKVEICKDQLSADLYNFASKEGEYARYYVMLLEAQADYHRRSLAALEEAIPTIQLQQDSWTEKPAFGTSLEEHLQRSKREIALPIEACVMMLLETGMKEEGLFRIAAGASKLKKLKAALDCSTSQLEDFYSDPHAVAGALKSYLRELPEPLMTFGLYEEWNKASSISDSDKRLQALWVTCDSLPKAHKANLRYLVKFLAKLAQDSEVNKMTPSNIAIVLGPNLLWAKTEGTLAEMAAATSVHVVAIVEPIIQHADWFFPEDIDFDVSGLFAMPTHPPTPDPELGLEKKRPGSLVGQDGESPRKDSPGRELTSTPPPAQRNGSAFLNVATPSQGGSRGASPHMVRRGTKKPAPAPPKQASPFASQTPGSPHHPPIAPRRTSGKDSPIHAPSHPPPQPPQHSHAQGESDPSPPSTPTPPGTPPHDGTPSGQLQGGVFGSLPRPSRPSLKPRPRPSMPPPPQPGGHDNGVFNSSSKIITDGASFFTKGIGRAFIPGLVVDQSGESSAGHEPTPTLSEEPDMDIESTCL from the exons ATGAAGAAACAGTTTAATCGCATGAGGCAACTTGCCAACCAAACTGTTGGAAG GGCTGAGAAAACTGAGGTGCTGAGTGATGACCTCCTGCAG ATCGAACGGAGGATGGAGTTGGTGCGACTGGTGTCGCACAACACGCACAAGAGGCTGGGCTCCTGCCTGCAGGGCCAGCTGGGAACTGACTCGGAGAAGAGACAC AAGAAGATTCCTCTGACAGCGTTGTCCCAGACGATGCAGGAGGCCGGAGCTCAGCTGGGAGATGAGAGTCTGATCGG CAAGATGATGGAGGCATGCGGTGAGGCGGAGATGAAGCTGGCCACAGAGCTCCTGCAGCACGAGGTCCAGATCGAGAGAGACATCCTGGATCCCTTACACCAGCTGGCAGAG GTCGACATTCCCAATATATTTAAGCAGAGGAAACAGCTGGCTAAGCTGGTTCTGGATTATGACTCGGCCAAAACCAG GTGGTTCCAAGCCTCCAAGTCCAGCAACCAAACGGTGGCAGCCAAGGTGGACTCCCTCAAAGATGAGATGGACGAAGCCCTGAACAAAGTAGAAATCTGCAAA GACCAACTGTCTGCTGATCTGTACAACTTTGCCTCCAAAGAAGGAGAGTACGCTCGCTACTACGTCATG CTGTTGGAGGCTCAGGCCGACTATCACAGGAGGTCTCTGGCAGCTCTGGAGGAAGCGATCCCCACCATCCAACTCCAACAAG ACTCCTGGACAGAGAAACCGGCGTTCGGAACGTCCCTGGAGGAGCATCTGCAGAGGAGCAAACGTGAAATAGCCTTGCCCATCGAGGCCTGTGTCATGATGCTGCTGGAGACGGGGATGAAGGAGGAG GGATTGTTCAGAATTGCAGCCGGAGCTTCTAAGCTAAAGAAGCTGAAGGCCGCGCTGGACTGCTCCACCTCGCAGCTGGAGGATTTCTACTCAGATCCACACGCCGTCGCTG GAGCTCTCAAGTCGTACCTGAGGGAGCTTCCTGAGCCTCTGATGACCTTTGGTCTGTACGAGGAGTGGAACAAGGCCTCCAG TATCTCCGACTCGGACAAAAGGCTGCAGGCACTATGGGTGACGTGTGACAGTTTACCTAAAGCTCACAAAGCAAATCTCAG GTACCTGGTGAAGTTCCTCGCCAAACTGGCGCAGGACAGCGAGGTGAACAAAATGACGCCCAGCAACATCGCCATCGTTCTGGGACCCAATCTTCTGTGGGCCAAGACCGAAGG GACGCTGGCGGAGATGGCTGCTGCTACTTCAGTCCACGTGGTCGCCATCGTGGAGCCCATCATCCAGCATGCTGACTGGTTCTTTCCTGAAG ATATCGACTTCGATGTGTCGGGGTTATTCGCCATGCCCACGCACCCACCGACCCCGGACCCTGAACTGGGTTTGGAGAAGAAACGCCCTGGGAGCCTGGTGGGGCAGGACGGGGAGTCGCCCCGTAAGGACAG tcCAGGCAGGGAGCTCACTTCCACGCCGCCGCCGGCGCAGCGGAACGGTTCTGCTTTTCTGAATGTAGCCACCCCCTCCCAGGGCGGGTCCAGAGGGGCCAGTCCACACATGGTCCGGAGAG GAACCAAGAAGCCGGCGCCAGCTCCCCCCAAACAGGCCAGTCCCTTCGCCTCCCAGACGCCCGGCTCGCCTCACCACCCGCCCATCGCTCCTCGTCGAACCTCGGGCAAAGACAGCCCCATCCATGCCCCAAGccaccctcctcctcagccCCCACAGCACTCCCACGCCCAGGGAGAGTCGGACCCCTCACCGCCCAGCACTCCCACTCCACCGGGCACTCCACCTCACGACGGGACTCCGTCGGGCCAGCTTCAGGGAGGCGTGTTCGGGTCGCTCCCTCGGCCCTCCAGGCCCAGCCTAAAGCCGCGGCCTCGGCCTAGCATGCCGCCGCCCCCGCAGCCGGGAGGCCACGACAACGGGGTCTTCAACTCCTCCTCCAAAATCATCACAG ATGGAGCTTCCTTCTTCACTAAGGGGATCGGACGGGCCTTCATTCCCGGGCTGGTAGTGGACCAATCTGGAGAGAGCTCTGCTGGCCATGAGCCCACTCCCACTCTGTCAGAGGAACCGGACATGGACATCGAGAGCACTTGTCTGTGA
- the LOC128751306 gene encoding rho GTPase-activating protein 17-like isoform X2: MKKQFNRMRQLANQTVGRAEKTEVLSDDLLQIERRMELVRLVSHNTHKRLGSCLQGQLGTDSEKRHKKIPLTALSQTMQEAGAQLGDESLIGKMMEACGEAEMKLATELLQHEVQIERDILDPLHQLAEVDIPNIFKQRKQLAKLVLDYDSAKTRWFQASKSSNQTVAAKVDSLKDEMDEALNKVEICKDQLSADLYNFASKEGEYARYYVMLLEAQADYHRRSLAALEEAIPTIQLQQDSWTEKPAFGTSLEEHLQRSKREIALPIEACVMMLLETGMKEEGLFRIAAGASKLKKLKAALDCSTSQLEDFYSDPHAVAGALKSYLRELPEPLMTFGLYEEWNKASSISDSDKRLQALWVTCDSLPKAHKANLRYLVKFLAKLAQDSEVNKMTPSNIAIVLGPNLLWAKTEGTLAEMAAATSVHVVAIVEPIIQHADWFFPEDIDFDVSGLFAMPTHPPTPDPELGLEKKRPGSLVGQDGESPRKDSYFIKKPEPAPRRSSVINRKPQLTSPTFQPSLPPLELASAAVSESQLLSPSEAEPSVPGAGGVGGQGAVSWEAPQFVTQLSADESSPGRELTSTPPPAQRNGSAFLNVATPSQGGSRGASPHMVRRGTKKPAPAPPKQASPFASQTPGSPHHPPIAPRRTSGKDSPIHAPSHPPPQPPQHSHAQGESDPSPPSTPTPPGTPPHDGTPSGQLQGGVFGSLPRPSRPSLKPRPRPSMPPPPQPGGHDNGVFNSSSKIITDV; this comes from the exons ATGAAGAAACAGTTTAATCGCATGAGGCAACTTGCCAACCAAACTGTTGGAAG GGCTGAGAAAACTGAGGTGCTGAGTGATGACCTCCTGCAG ATCGAACGGAGGATGGAGTTGGTGCGACTGGTGTCGCACAACACGCACAAGAGGCTGGGCTCCTGCCTGCAGGGCCAGCTGGGAACTGACTCGGAGAAGAGACAC AAGAAGATTCCTCTGACAGCGTTGTCCCAGACGATGCAGGAGGCCGGAGCTCAGCTGGGAGATGAGAGTCTGATCGG CAAGATGATGGAGGCATGCGGTGAGGCGGAGATGAAGCTGGCCACAGAGCTCCTGCAGCACGAGGTCCAGATCGAGAGAGACATCCTGGATCCCTTACACCAGCTGGCAGAG GTCGACATTCCCAATATATTTAAGCAGAGGAAACAGCTGGCTAAGCTGGTTCTGGATTATGACTCGGCCAAAACCAG GTGGTTCCAAGCCTCCAAGTCCAGCAACCAAACGGTGGCAGCCAAGGTGGACTCCCTCAAAGATGAGATGGACGAAGCCCTGAACAAAGTAGAAATCTGCAAA GACCAACTGTCTGCTGATCTGTACAACTTTGCCTCCAAAGAAGGAGAGTACGCTCGCTACTACGTCATG CTGTTGGAGGCTCAGGCCGACTATCACAGGAGGTCTCTGGCAGCTCTGGAGGAAGCGATCCCCACCATCCAACTCCAACAAG ACTCCTGGACAGAGAAACCGGCGTTCGGAACGTCCCTGGAGGAGCATCTGCAGAGGAGCAAACGTGAAATAGCCTTGCCCATCGAGGCCTGTGTCATGATGCTGCTGGAGACGGGGATGAAGGAGGAG GGATTGTTCAGAATTGCAGCCGGAGCTTCTAAGCTAAAGAAGCTGAAGGCCGCGCTGGACTGCTCCACCTCGCAGCTGGAGGATTTCTACTCAGATCCACACGCCGTCGCTG GAGCTCTCAAGTCGTACCTGAGGGAGCTTCCTGAGCCTCTGATGACCTTTGGTCTGTACGAGGAGTGGAACAAGGCCTCCAG TATCTCCGACTCGGACAAAAGGCTGCAGGCACTATGGGTGACGTGTGACAGTTTACCTAAAGCTCACAAAGCAAATCTCAG GTACCTGGTGAAGTTCCTCGCCAAACTGGCGCAGGACAGCGAGGTGAACAAAATGACGCCCAGCAACATCGCCATCGTTCTGGGACCCAATCTTCTGTGGGCCAAGACCGAAGG GACGCTGGCGGAGATGGCTGCTGCTACTTCAGTCCACGTGGTCGCCATCGTGGAGCCCATCATCCAGCATGCTGACTGGTTCTTTCCTGAAG ATATCGACTTCGATGTGTCGGGGTTATTCGCCATGCCCACGCACCCACCGACCCCGGACCCTGAACTGGGTTTGGAGAAGAAACGCCCTGGGAGCCTGGTGGGGCAGGACGGGGAGTCGCCCCGTAAGGACAG CTACTTTATCAAAAAGCCGGAGCCGGCGCCGCGTAGGTCCAGCGTGATAAATAGAAAGCCGCAGCTTACCTCACCCACCTTCcagccctccctcccccctctggAACTGGCCTCCGCCGCGGTGTCCGAGTCGCAGCTGCTGTCTCCGTCGGaggcggagccttctgtcccGGGAGCTGGGGGTGTTGGCGGTCAGGGTGCTGTTAGCTGGGAGGCGCCTCAGTTTGTAACCCAACTCAGCGCAGATGAGAGCAG tcCAGGCAGGGAGCTCACTTCCACGCCGCCGCCGGCGCAGCGGAACGGTTCTGCTTTTCTGAATGTAGCCACCCCCTCCCAGGGCGGGTCCAGAGGGGCCAGTCCACACATGGTCCGGAGAG GAACCAAGAAGCCGGCGCCAGCTCCCCCCAAACAGGCCAGTCCCTTCGCCTCCCAGACGCCCGGCTCGCCTCACCACCCGCCCATCGCTCCTCGTCGAACCTCGGGCAAAGACAGCCCCATCCATGCCCCAAGccaccctcctcctcagccCCCACAGCACTCCCACGCCCAGGGAGAGTCGGACCCCTCACCGCCCAGCACTCCCACTCCACCGGGCACTCCACCTCACGACGGGACTCCGTCGGGCCAGCTTCAGGGAGGCGTGTTCGGGTCGCTCCCTCGGCCCTCCAGGCCCAGCCTAAAGCCGCGGCCTCGGCCTAGCATGCCGCCGCCCCCGCAGCCGGGAGGCCACGACAACGGGGTCTTCAACTCCTCCTCCAAAATCATCACAG ATGTCTGA